One window of the Balaenoptera ricei isolate mBalRic1 chromosome X, mBalRic1.hap2, whole genome shotgun sequence genome contains the following:
- the LOC132357870 gene encoding LOW QUALITY PROTEIN: histone H2B type W-T-like (The sequence of the model RefSeq protein was modified relative to this genomic sequence to represent the inferred CDS: deleted 2 bases in 1 codon): MAEPCRETSSEESLGTKEPTEAEPKSPKQKMPRRCRRCCPDSFITCFPRVLKQLHEGLDIFEPIAEEAAPLASSTKRSTITFRETQTSVPLLLPREIGKHAMS, encoded by the exons ATGGCCGAGCCTTGCCGTGAGACTTCTTCTGAGGAAAGCCTGGGCACCAAAGAGCCCACAGAGGCTGAACCAAAGAGCCCAAAGCAGAAGATGCCAAGGCGTTGTCGCCGCTGCTGCCCAGACAGTTTCATCACCTGTTTCCCCAGGGTGCTGAAGCAGCTT CACGAGGGCCTGGACATCTTCGAGCCCATCGCCGAGGAGGCTGCACCCCTGGCCAGCTCCACCAAGCGCTCCACCATCACCTTCAGAGAGACCCAGACCTCCGTGCCCCTGCTGCTGCCCAGGGAGATTGGCAAGCACGCCATGTCCTAG